One Hyphomicrobium album genomic window carries:
- a CDS encoding penta-EF hand family protein codes for MYPRLLLALSMALAAGAMATQPTWAETKVDAALMKVLDPDADGTVDLAEAKAAGAATFKKLDPDNDGTLDAKELAGRVTADELKAADPDNDGTLDLNEYNALIEKRFNAANPDNDGTLDEAELKSPAGQSLLLLIQ; via the coding sequence ATGTATCCCAGACTTCTCCTTGCTCTCAGCATGGCGCTTGCGGCAGGTGCGATGGCCACTCAGCCAACATGGGCCGAGACCAAAGTCGACGCGGCGTTGATGAAGGTGCTCGATCCAGATGCCGACGGCACCGTTGATCTGGCGGAAGCCAAGGCAGCCGGCGCCGCAACATTCAAAAAGCTCGACCCCGACAACGACGGCACGCTCGACGCCAAGGAACTCGCGGGTCGCGTCACAGCGGACGAGCTCAAGGCGGCCGATCCCGACAACGACGGCACGCTCGATCTCAACGAATACAATGCGCTGATCGAGAAGCGCTTCAACGCTGCCAATCCGGACAACGACGGCACGCTCGACGAAGCGGAATTGAAGTCGCCGGCCGGGCAGTCGCTTCTACTGCTCATCCAGTAA
- the hemB gene encoding porphobilinogen synthase encodes MKSRQPVTPLQPAARGEAPERAAPTAAGSYPSVRLRRVRSTRWSRRLVAEHRLTVDDLIWPMFVIEGSNKRVPIASMPGVERLSVDNIVASAEQAVQLGIPAIALFPYTEPKLRSDDAREAFNPENLVCRAARAIKAAGIEIGIVLDVALDPYTSHGHDGLMRGTEIANDETIEALVRQSLVQAEAGADILAPSDMMDGRVGAIRTALETNGYVNTLIMAYAAKYASAFYGPFRDAVGSSMTLASSPEKRDKRSYQMDPANSDEALREVAMDLAEGADLIMVKPGMAYLDIVRRVSETFRVPTFAYQVSGEYAMLQAAANAGWLDGDAVMMESLLAFKRAGAAGILTYFAPRAAAVLNEIRA; translated from the coding sequence ATGAAGTCTCGCCAACCTGTCACCCCTTTGCAGCCCGCCGCCCGCGGTGAAGCGCCCGAGCGCGCCGCCCCGACCGCTGCGGGCTCGTACCCGAGCGTGCGCCTGCGTCGCGTTCGCTCGACGCGCTGGTCGCGCCGCCTCGTCGCCGAGCATCGGCTCACCGTCGACGACCTGATCTGGCCAATGTTCGTCATCGAGGGCAGCAACAAGCGCGTCCCTATCGCCTCTATGCCGGGCGTCGAGCGACTGTCGGTCGACAACATCGTTGCCAGCGCCGAGCAGGCCGTGCAGCTTGGCATCCCCGCCATCGCGCTCTTTCCCTACACCGAGCCGAAGCTGCGTAGCGACGATGCGCGCGAGGCGTTCAATCCGGAGAACCTGGTCTGCCGTGCCGCGCGCGCCATCAAGGCGGCCGGTATCGAGATCGGCATTGTCCTGGATGTGGCACTCGATCCCTACACCAGCCACGGCCATGACGGCCTGATGCGCGGGACGGAAATCGCCAACGACGAGACGATCGAAGCGCTGGTGCGCCAATCTCTGGTGCAGGCCGAAGCGGGTGCCGACATTCTCGCGCCGTCCGACATGATGGACGGCCGCGTCGGCGCCATCCGCACGGCGCTCGAGACCAACGGCTACGTCAACACGCTCATTATGGCTTATGCCGCGAAGTACGCCTCGGCGTTCTACGGGCCATTCCGCGATGCCGTCGGCTCATCGATGACACTCGCCTCCTCGCCGGAAAAGCGCGACAAGCGCTCCTATCAGATGGACCCGGCGAACTCGGACGAGGCACTGCGCGAGGTGGCGATGGATCTCGCCGAGGGCGCCGACCTCATCATGGTCAAGCCCGGCATGGCCTATCTCGATATCGTGCGCCGCGTCTCCGAGACGTTCCGCGTGCCGACCTTCGCGTATCAAGTCTCGGGCGAGTACGCGATGCTGCAAGCTGCGGCCAATGCCGGCTGGCTCGACGGCGACGCGGTGATGATGGAAAGCCTGCTGGCCTTCAAGCGGGCCGGCGCCGCCGGCATCCTCACCTATTTCGCGCCGCGCGCCGCGGCCGTGCTCAACGAGATACGCGCGTAG
- a CDS encoding extensin family protein: MLRFGLGLAVALGALAACAPAQSAETAVPSDSKMEKARHALGKDRAVITAQPLMVPPLPERKTAAASPVPPVPETWTQAEVDIAKAACAAAVKGLNVQLAYEPPIKEGLCGTPAPIRVSRLGNVTFKPAALINCGMLQPLNTWISKDLQRAAQRQFGAKITEIEVMSDYSCRTAFGRVGRKLSQHAYVDALDIRGFVTARGEQVAVLNGWGATKRDIIAAAEAARIKQEALAAAQAEAGNAERANLKDAKSETGAGRAPTTATSALGTPAAGAVKATRSRGVDMVTVILPGGSKKQQVAARLGGPADNGLPAKPRSVGEQPGAKAPLSTDALATPPDGPRARFLREAHAAACRIFGTTLGPEANEAHRNHFHVDMAERKIKKICD, encoded by the coding sequence ATGCTGCGATTCGGACTTGGCTTGGCGGTTGCGCTCGGCGCGCTCGCGGCTTGCGCGCCAGCCCAGTCGGCCGAAACGGCCGTCCCCTCCGATTCAAAGATGGAAAAGGCGCGCCACGCACTCGGCAAGGATCGCGCCGTGATCACCGCACAACCGCTGATGGTGCCGCCACTGCCGGAACGCAAGACGGCCGCCGCCTCGCCCGTCCCGCCTGTGCCGGAGACCTGGACGCAGGCCGAGGTCGATATCGCCAAGGCCGCATGCGCCGCAGCGGTCAAAGGCCTCAACGTGCAGCTGGCTTACGAGCCCCCCATCAAAGAGGGATTGTGCGGCACCCCTGCTCCCATTCGCGTCTCCCGTCTTGGCAACGTCACGTTCAAGCCCGCCGCGCTGATCAACTGCGGGATGCTCCAGCCGCTTAACACCTGGATCAGCAAGGACCTTCAGCGGGCCGCTCAGCGCCAGTTCGGCGCCAAGATCACCGAGATCGAAGTGATGAGCGACTATTCGTGCCGCACGGCGTTCGGGCGGGTCGGCCGCAAGCTCAGCCAGCATGCCTACGTCGATGCTCTCGACATACGCGGCTTCGTCACTGCCAGGGGCGAGCAGGTGGCCGTGCTCAACGGCTGGGGCGCCACCAAGCGGGACATCATTGCGGCTGCCGAGGCCGCCAGGATCAAGCAGGAGGCATTGGCGGCGGCGCAGGCCGAGGCCGGCAACGCCGAGCGCGCCAACTTGAAAGATGCAAAGTCCGAGACCGGCGCCGGTCGGGCTCCCACCACAGCGACGAGCGCGCTCGGCACGCCGGCGGCCGGCGCTGTCAAAGCGACGCGGTCCCGCGGCGTCGACATGGTCACCGTCATCCTCCCGGGAGGGAGCAAGAAGCAGCAGGTTGCAGCCCGGCTTGGCGGCCCCGCCGACAACGGCCTGCCCGCGAAGCCGCGGTCGGTTGGCGAGCAACCCGGCGCCAAGGCTCCGCTCAGCACTGATGCATTAGCAACGCCGCCGGACGGACCGCGCGCCCGTTTCCTGCGCGAGGCCCACGCGGCCGCCTGCCGCATCTTCGGCACCACCCTCGGGCCGGAGGCGAACGAAGCGCACCGCAATCACTTCCACGTCGACATGGCCGAGCGGAAGATTAAGAAAATCTGCGACTAA
- a CDS encoding enoyl-CoA hydratase/isomerase family protein: protein MTADGSSEQPADEVVIEVRGSCPVITLNRPRALNALTTAMRAQLSEAYPRFAREAQTYCVVIQSSSEKAFSVGGDVREMTTWGREDRKRARRAFADEYALNWLHECFSKPTISLIDGPVMGSGVGITLFGTHRVAGERYRFAMPETAIGLFPDVGTAWTLSRLPGNVGMYLGLTGRSIGAADAYALGLLTHCIPAARYEEIKTAFADTWPVDTILDERHVDPGPGELPFTVPIISRCFSAPTVEEIIARLRAVGGIHGDWAQGVVADLEKRAPLSLKVTHRHIRDARALDLRQTLIVDYRLACRFLDGSDFYEGVRAALVDKDGSPKWRPAALEDVTPAIVEDYFAPMGAEELTLLTRQEMQAARV, encoded by the coding sequence ATGACGGCCGACGGTTCCAGCGAACAGCCCGCCGACGAGGTCGTGATCGAGGTGCGAGGCTCGTGTCCGGTGATCACGCTCAACCGGCCTCGGGCGCTCAATGCCCTGACGACGGCTATGCGGGCGCAGCTCTCCGAGGCGTACCCTCGCTTTGCTCGCGAAGCGCAGACCTATTGCGTCGTCATCCAGTCATCGTCCGAGAAGGCTTTCTCTGTCGGCGGGGACGTGCGCGAGATGACCACCTGGGGGCGCGAGGACCGCAAGCGGGCCCGCCGCGCGTTCGCCGACGAGTACGCCCTCAACTGGCTGCACGAGTGCTTCTCCAAGCCGACCATTTCCCTGATCGACGGGCCGGTCATGGGCTCGGGCGTGGGCATCACCCTGTTCGGCACCCATCGGGTCGCCGGCGAGCGGTACCGCTTTGCAATGCCGGAGACCGCCATCGGATTGTTCCCGGACGTCGGCACCGCCTGGACGCTGTCGCGCCTGCCCGGCAACGTCGGCATGTACCTCGGGCTCACGGGACGTTCGATTGGCGCGGCGGATGCCTACGCGCTGGGTCTACTGACACATTGCATTCCGGCCGCGCGCTACGAGGAGATCAAAACGGCGTTTGCCGACACGTGGCCCGTCGATACGATCCTCGATGAGCGCCACGTCGATCCTGGCCCCGGCGAGCTTCCGTTCACGGTGCCGATCATCTCCCGCTGCTTTTCAGCGCCGACCGTCGAGGAGATCATCGCGCGTCTACGAGCGGTGGGGGGGATTCACGGCGACTGGGCGCAGGGCGTGGTCGCCGATCTGGAGAAGCGTGCGCCGCTTTCGCTCAAAGTCACGCATCGGCACATTCGCGATGCGCGGGCGCTCGACCTGCGGCAGACGCTGATCGTCGACTACCGCCTCGCCTGCCGCTTCCTCGACGGGAGCGACTTCTATGAAGGTGTGCGCGCCGCTCTGGTCGACAAGGATGGCAGCCCGAAGTGGCGCCCCGCAGCACTCGAAGACGTCACCCCTGCGATAGTCGAAGACTATTTTGCGCCGATGGGTGCAGAGGAGTTGACGCTCTTGACGCGCCAGGAAATGCAGGCGGCGCGCGTCTAG
- the ldtR gene encoding transcriptional regulator LdtR, translating into MSVALDVARHRAPGQSDSFRSEYLQALRLVERLHRLLLDVIKDEFDRLGGADLNSVQALLLYNIGDSELTAGELKTRGYYLGSNVSYNLKKLVDMGYLHYKRSETDRRSVRVSLTDKGKEACEVVQKLYQRQLGSVETVGEVSEEDFRGLNKALVRLERFWSDQIRYRL; encoded by the coding sequence ATGAGTGTTGCGCTCGACGTAGCGCGCCATCGTGCGCCAGGGCAATCCGACAGTTTCCGTTCCGAGTACCTGCAAGCGTTGCGCCTTGTCGAACGGCTGCATCGTCTGCTGCTCGACGTGATCAAGGACGAGTTCGACCGCCTCGGCGGTGCCGACCTCAACAGCGTGCAAGCGCTGCTGCTCTACAATATCGGTGACAGCGAGCTGACCGCCGGCGAGCTCAAGACTCGCGGTTACTATCTCGGCTCGAACGTCTCCTACAATCTCAAGAAGCTCGTCGACATGGGCTACCTGCACTACAAGCGGTCGGAGACCGACCGTCGTAGCGTGCGCGTCAGCCTGACCGACAAGGGCAAGGAAGCTTGCGAGGTAGTGCAGAAGCTCTACCAGCGCCAGCTCGGCTCGGTCGAGACGGTGGGTGAGGTTTCGGAGGAAGATTTCCGTGGTCTCAACAAGGCGCTCGTCCGTCTCGAGCGCTTCTGGTCGGACCAGATCCGCTACCGGCTCTAA
- a CDS encoding L,D-transpeptidase family protein: protein MSSWGDRTAVPLAGVVLLLGGALSPSTAQISFGPVGEGPSTYTSGYDRSFIREWQANPPKGYPTLSKANLAPTKAAIARYEEIVAKGGFPLVPDVELEPGASDPAVGVLRLRLMRSGDLTEESGYPDHFGSDLDAAVKRFQASNGLAPTGMVDKRTVAALNVPSEVRLAQLKTNFERLTDLTKIVAKRYVLVNIPAAQVETIENNAVVTRHSGVVGKPDRPTPLLRSTITDLAFNPMWTLPPTVIKEDLIPKGRDMQQKGESVLVKFGIDAYEGGKKLDPQSIDWSGAQPTRLSYRQAPGKENPLGFLKINFANSSSVYMHDSPKESLFGRNFRAASSGCVRVQNIEQLAAWLLTGQGTADQVEHIKESGQTKTVRLKKPVPLYFAYVTAWATPDGVIQFRPDIYLKDGVGEVAAAY from the coding sequence GTGAGCTCTTGGGGTGATCGGACTGCCGTGCCGCTGGCCGGCGTGGTGCTCTTGCTCGGTGGTGCGCTGTCGCCATCGACCGCTCAGATCAGCTTTGGGCCGGTCGGTGAGGGGCCATCTACCTACACCAGCGGCTATGACCGCAGCTTCATCCGCGAATGGCAGGCGAACCCACCCAAGGGATATCCGACGCTGTCGAAGGCGAACTTGGCGCCGACCAAGGCGGCGATCGCGCGCTATGAGGAGATCGTCGCCAAGGGGGGCTTCCCTCTGGTGCCCGACGTCGAACTCGAGCCAGGAGCTTCGGACCCGGCGGTCGGCGTGCTCCGCCTTCGTTTGATGCGATCCGGCGACCTCACCGAGGAGTCGGGCTATCCGGACCACTTCGGCTCCGACCTCGACGCGGCGGTGAAGCGCTTCCAAGCCTCCAACGGGTTGGCCCCGACCGGCATGGTCGACAAGCGGACCGTCGCCGCACTCAACGTGCCATCCGAGGTGCGCCTCGCGCAGCTCAAGACCAACTTCGAGCGGCTGACCGATCTCACCAAGATCGTCGCCAAGCGCTACGTGCTGGTGAACATTCCGGCCGCGCAGGTGGAGACCATCGAGAACAACGCCGTCGTCACGCGTCACTCCGGCGTCGTCGGCAAGCCCGATCGTCCGACGCCGCTCTTACGTTCCACCATCACCGACCTCGCCTTCAATCCGATGTGGACGCTGCCGCCGACGGTGATCAAGGAGGACCTGATCCCCAAGGGCCGCGACATGCAGCAGAAGGGCGAGAGCGTGCTGGTGAAGTTCGGCATCGACGCCTACGAGGGCGGCAAGAAGCTGGATCCTCAATCGATCGATTGGTCGGGTGCGCAACCGACGCGGCTCTCGTATCGGCAGGCGCCGGGTAAGGAAAACCCGCTCGGATTCTTGAAAATCAATTTCGCCAATTCGAGCTCGGTCTACATGCACGACAGTCCGAAGGAGTCGCTCTTCGGGCGCAATTTCCGAGCTGCCAGCTCGGGATGTGTGCGCGTGCAAAACATCGAGCAGCTCGCCGCCTGGCTGCTGACCGGGCAGGGCACCGCCGACCAGGTCGAGCACATCAAGGAAAGCGGCCAGACAAAAACCGTGCGCCTGAAAAAGCCCGTACCGCTCTATTTTGCTTATGTAACTGCGTGGGCGACCCCCGACGGCGTCATCCAATTCCGACCTGACATTTACCTAAAGGATGGGGTCGGAGAGGTCGCCGCGGCGTACTAA